A genomic region of bacterium contains the following coding sequences:
- the cydB gene encoding cytochrome d ubiquinol oxidase subunit II, whose protein sequence is MNLAFDLNTIWFFLVGVLFAGYALLDGFDLGVGALHLFTRGDENRRILLNAIAPIWDGNEVWLVTGGGALFAAFPEVYATAFSGFYIAFMLLLFGLIFRAVAIEFRSKQPMAWWRRFWDVSFSLSSILSSLLIGVALGNMAWGVPLDAQGNFNGSFWSLIHPYSLLVGLCTVALFAMHGSIYLVMKTEGTLQQQIREWTRSTIISFILFYITVTMFTLLYVPHMTDTIRANPWLFMVALANMLAIANIPREIFHGREMRAFLSSCAAVIALLLLFGIGTYPNLIYSNPLPAHSLTIYNAASSHKTLQIMLIIALCGVPMVLAYTGSIYWIFRGKVKLDSHSY, encoded by the coding sequence ATGAACCTGGCCTTTGATCTCAATACCATCTGGTTTTTTCTGGTGGGGGTCCTTTTCGCCGGCTATGCCCTACTCGACGGCTTTGACCTCGGCGTCGGCGCCCTTCACCTCTTCACCCGCGGCGATGAGAACCGCCGTATTCTGCTCAACGCCATTGCCCCGATCTGGGACGGCAACGAAGTCTGGCTGGTCACCGGCGGCGGCGCCCTCTTCGCCGCCTTCCCCGAGGTCTATGCGACGGCCTTCTCCGGTTTTTACATCGCCTTCATGCTCCTACTCTTCGGACTGATCTTCAGGGCGGTGGCCATTGAGTTCCGCAGCAAACAGCCGATGGCCTGGTGGCGGCGCTTTTGGGACGTGAGCTTCAGTCTCAGCAGCATTCTCTCGAGCCTGCTCATCGGCGTGGCCCTCGGCAACATGGCCTGGGGTGTGCCCCTCGACGCCCAGGGCAATTTCAACGGCTCCTTCTGGAGCCTGATCCATCCCTATAGCCTGCTGGTCGGCCTCTGCACGGTCGCCCTCTTCGCCATGCACGGATCGATCTATCTCGTGATGAAGACCGAGGGGACGCTACAGCAGCAGATCCGCGAATGGACCCGTTCGACCATCATCTCCTTCATCCTTTTTTACATCACCGTCACCATGTTCACCCTGCTCTATGTACCACACATGACCGATACCATCCGCGCCAATCCCTGGCTCTTCATGGTGGCCCTGGCCAATATGCTGGCCATAGCCAACATCCCGCGCGAGATTTTTCACGGCCGCGAGATGCGCGCTTTTCTTTCGAGCTGCGCGGCGGTGATCGCCTTGCTCCTACTCTTCGGCATCGGAACCTATCCGAATCTGATCTATTCCAATCCCCTTCCGGCCCATAGCCTGACCATCTACAACGCCGCCTCGTCGCACAAGACCCTGCAGATCATGCTGATCATCGCCCTCTGCGGCGTGCCGATGGTGCTCGCCTATACCGGCAGCATCTACTGGATCTTCCGCGGCAAGGTCAAGCTCGATTCGCACAGCTATTAA
- a CDS encoding prenyltransferase: protein MVATRPGLFALMRAPFFSSILAPLCAGTLLAVIASGHFSPAGFAVVLVMGVALHAATNVYNDIFDTLQGTDRINLHRNEFSGGSGFLLEHPDLLPGMYRVARFALIVAGAAVLLLLFLTRKNLWPWLAGLYLLSAFFSKYYTAAPVKLAYRGFGEVAVWFAFGPMAILVAAISQNILFHPYLLTAMPVTGLSTASILWMGQLIDLQADYSSGKHGLVARLGSRRGRWGLLLIHLLLIVNLLILAMAVLPHGWPLLAALLPYALLPRTWQQVARYHDQPEELKTAACWNVQIHLGMSALLVLGLLAVLILQ, encoded by the coding sequence ATGGTAGCGACAAGGCCCGGTCTTTTCGCCCTGATGCGGGCGCCTTTTTTCTCCTCGATTCTCGCTCCCCTCTGCGCCGGCACCCTGCTGGCGGTCATCGCCTCCGGCCATTTTTCTCCGGCCGGTTTCGCCGTCGTGCTGGTGATGGGTGTCGCGCTGCATGCGGCCACCAATGTCTATAATGACATCTTCGATACCCTGCAAGGGACCGACCGTATCAACCTGCACCGCAACGAGTTCAGCGGCGGCAGTGGTTTTCTGCTTGAGCACCCCGATCTGCTCCCCGGGATGTACCGTGTCGCCCGGTTCGCTTTGATTGTCGCTGGGGCCGCGGTTCTGCTCCTCCTCTTTCTTACCCGCAAAAACCTTTGGCCCTGGCTCGCAGGCCTCTATCTGCTCTCGGCCTTTTTCAGCAAGTATTACACAGCCGCCCCGGTCAAACTGGCCTACCGCGGCTTTGGCGAAGTGGCCGTCTGGTTCGCCTTCGGGCCCATGGCCATCCTGGTTGCCGCCATAAGCCAAAATATCCTCTTCCACCCGTACCTCCTCACCGCCATGCCGGTCACCGGACTCAGTACGGCCTCGATTCTCTGGATGGGGCAGCTTATCGATCTTCAGGCCGACTATAGCTCCGGCAAGCACGGCCTGGTTGCGCGCCTGGGCAGCCGGCGCGGACGGTGGGGATTACTGCTGATTCATCTCCTCCTCATCGTCAACCTGCTCATCCTGGCGATGGCCGTCCTGCCGCACGGCTGGCCTTTGCTCGCAGCCCTGTTGCCTTACGCCCTTCTGCCGCGCACCTGGCAGCAGGTTGCGCGCTACCACGACCAGCCGGAGGAACTCAAGACCGCGGCGTGCTGGAATGTGCAAATCCATTTGGGCATGTCCGCCTTGCTGGTTCTCGGCTTGTTGGCAGTCCTGATCCTGCAATGA
- a CDS encoding GH92 family glycosyl hydrolase encodes MRNLLFSLALLPGLLGTAAGRGSAPAPDYADWVNPLVGTDSDVGLSNGNTYPAIALPWGMNFWTPQTGRMGDGWQYTYSARKITGFKQTHQPSPWINDYGAFAILPETGRLRVGEIERASWFSHKRETARPYYYRVYLGDYDVWTEITPTERCAQFRITYPATDSARLVIDAFDGGSWIKVLPEEKKILGFCRNNHGGVPENFHNYFVIHLDAEIASFATWEGDQLFPGRAERQGGHVGAAVQFNLQAGGALHLRVASSFISIEQAELTLAREVGGDSFDQTLRKAKSVWNEGLGRIEVSGGTPAQLRTFYTALYRTMLFPRKFFEFDRTGQVVHYSPFNGQVRPGYLFTDNGFWDTFRAAFPLMTILHPTLVRQFMEGLVHTYRESGWLPEWASPGHRDCMIGSNSASIIAEAWLKGIRGYDIQTLYEALLKNSEQEGPLRSVGRFGVDFYNTLGYIPYDAGVNENVARTLEYSYDDFAIQRLAQALSRPAEEIARFSRRALNYRNVFDPSTGFMRGRNRDGRFQIPFRPDKWGDAFTEGCAWHYTWSVFHDPQGLIDLMGGKAPFTARLDSVFTAPPTFDFSYYGYQIHEITEMAIAGMGQYAHGNQPIQHALYLYDWAGEPWKTQRRVREVMDLLYTPDPDGLCGDEDNGQTSAWYVFSALGFYPVCPATGQYALGSPLFSRMVLHLEDGARFTVDSAKNSPETVYITGAWLDGKACTKNYIMHQDVMRGGRLKFTMSSQPNTRRGTDPADYPYSFSNEVKYP; translated from the coding sequence ATGCGAAATTTACTGTTTTCATTGGCCCTGCTGCCGGGCCTGCTGGGGACGGCAGCAGGGAGAGGGAGCGCCCCGGCGCCGGATTATGCGGACTGGGTCAATCCTCTCGTCGGCACCGATTCGGATGTCGGACTATCTAATGGCAACACCTATCCCGCCATCGCTTTACCCTGGGGGATGAATTTCTGGACGCCGCAAACCGGCCGCATGGGTGACGGATGGCAGTATACCTATAGCGCCCGCAAGATCACCGGATTCAAACAAACTCATCAGCCTTCACCCTGGATCAACGATTATGGGGCGTTCGCCATCCTGCCAGAGACCGGACGGCTCAGGGTGGGGGAGATCGAGCGGGCCTCATGGTTCAGCCACAAGCGCGAAACCGCCAGGCCCTATTATTACCGCGTCTACCTCGGCGACTATGATGTCTGGACGGAGATCACCCCGACCGAACGCTGCGCGCAGTTCCGGATTACCTATCCGGCGACGGATAGCGCTCGCTTGGTGATCGATGCTTTTGATGGGGGATCCTGGATCAAAGTCCTTCCCGAAGAGAAAAAGATCCTCGGTTTCTGCCGCAACAACCACGGCGGGGTGCCAGAAAATTTCCATAATTACTTTGTCATCCACCTGGATGCGGAGATTGCATCCTTTGCCACCTGGGAGGGCGATCAGCTGTTTCCCGGCCGCGCGGAGCGGCAAGGCGGGCATGTCGGCGCGGCGGTTCAGTTCAACCTCCAGGCCGGCGGAGCGCTCCACCTCCGGGTGGCCTCTTCTTTCATCAGCATCGAGCAGGCTGAGCTCACCCTCGCCCGCGAAGTGGGCGGGGACTCGTTCGATCAAACGCTGCGCAAGGCCAAATCGGTCTGGAACGAAGGATTGGGGAGGATCGAGGTTTCGGGTGGCACCCCGGCCCAACTGCGCACCTTCTACACCGCCCTCTATCGCACCATGCTCTTCCCGCGGAAATTCTTTGAATTCGATCGCACAGGCCAGGTCGTCCATTACAGCCCCTTTAACGGCCAGGTGCGGCCGGGCTATCTCTTCACGGATAATGGCTTCTGGGATACCTTCCGGGCGGCCTTCCCCCTGATGACCATCCTGCATCCCACCCTGGTCCGTCAATTCATGGAGGGGCTGGTCCATACCTATCGGGAGAGCGGCTGGCTGCCGGAATGGGCCAGCCCGGGTCACCGGGACTGCATGATCGGCTCCAACTCCGCCTCCATCATCGCCGAAGCCTGGCTCAAGGGGATCCGCGGCTATGATATCCAGACCCTTTATGAAGCCCTCCTTAAGAATTCAGAGCAGGAGGGGCCGCTGCGATCGGTGGGCCGCTTCGGCGTGGACTTTTATAATACCCTGGGCTATATTCCCTATGATGCCGGTGTGAACGAAAATGTCGCCCGGACCCTAGAATACAGTTATGATGATTTCGCCATTCAGCGGCTCGCCCAGGCGCTTTCCCGGCCGGCGGAGGAGATCGCCCGCTTTTCCCGGCGCGCGCTCAACTACCGCAACGTCTTTGATCCCTCCACCGGCTTCATGCGGGGCCGCAATCGCGACGGCCGCTTTCAGATCCCGTTCCGCCCCGACAAATGGGGCGATGCCTTCACCGAGGGCTGTGCCTGGCACTATACCTGGTCGGTCTTTCATGACCCCCAGGGATTGATCGATTTGATGGGAGGAAAAGCCCCCTTTACCGCCCGGCTGGATTCCGTCTTTACAGCCCCGCCAACCTTTGATTTTTCCTATTATGGATACCAGATTCATGAGATCACGGAGATGGCAATCGCCGGCATGGGGCAGTACGCCCATGGCAATCAGCCTATCCAGCATGCCCTCTATTTGTATGATTGGGCCGGTGAACCCTGGAAAACCCAGAGACGGGTGCGCGAGGTGATGGATCTTCTCTATACGCCCGATCCAGACGGCCTTTGCGGTGACGAGGACAATGGCCAGACCTCCGCCTGGTATGTTTTCTCTGCCCTGGGGTTTTATCCGGTCTGTCCGGCGACTGGGCAGTATGCCCTGGGATCACCTCTTTTCAGCCGGATGGTTCTGCATTTGGAGGACGGAGCACGCTTTACTGTCGACAGCGCGAAAAACAGCCCTGAAACGGTCTATATCACCGGGGCGTGGCTGGATGGCAAAGCCTGCACGAAAAACTATATCATGCACCAGGATGTGATGCGGGGAGGACGGCTCAAATTCACCATGAGTTCCCAGCCCAATACCAGGCGGGGAACGGATCCCGCGGATTATCCCTACTCCTTCTCGAACGAAGTGAAATATCCTTGA
- a CDS encoding ferritin-like domain-containing protein produces MGTKGREIVGMDVSHVIELLNKAFADEWLAYYQYWLGAKIITGPMKDAVIAELMQHAADELRHADMVSLRIIQLGGTPLTTPKKWFEMSNCGYDEPSDPFVRRILEQNIHGEQCAISVYNALIQEVGMKDPVTYNMAIQILQDEVTHEEDLQALQEDLDFMLKR; encoded by the coding sequence ATGGGAACTAAAGGACGCGAAATCGTCGGCATGGATGTCAGTCATGTCATCGAACTGCTCAACAAGGCCTTTGCCGATGAATGGCTGGCCTATTATCAGTACTGGCTGGGAGCCAAGATCATCACCGGCCCGATGAAAGATGCGGTTATCGCCGAGTTGATGCAGCATGCCGCCGATGAACTGCGGCATGCCGACATGGTTTCACTCCGCATCATCCAGCTCGGCGGGACACCGTTGACGACACCGAAAAAATGGTTCGAGATGAGCAATTGCGGCTACGATGAACCATCGGATCCTTTCGTACGCAGAATCCTAGAACAGAACATCCACGGCGAACAATGCGCCATTTCGGTCTATAACGCCCTCATTCAGGAGGTTGGGATGAAGGATCCGGTCACCTATAACATGGCCATTCAGATCCTGCAGGATGAGGTGACGCATGAGGAGGATCTCCAGGCGCTGCAGGAAGACCTGGATTTTATGCTGAAGCGATAG
- a CDS encoding tocopherol cyclase family protein encodes MIAIRSLLHLEGYHGEKKKAPFFEGWYYKCVDGAGENRLALIPGIARHREPEQDHAFLQILDGSSGRSFYHRVPAEQFHADPRGLEQHVGACCFSQNGLALDIEAEGWQLKGEITFGPLSPWPVTLRSPGAMGWYAWVPFMECYHGVVSFSHELKGTVLFNGRGIDFAGGRGYIEKDWGRSFPHAYIWLQSNHFPAAETSFMASVAIIPWLRSAFPGFIIGLHHRHHLYRFATYTGAQVEALEIGDAEILLQVRDRHHRLHIRAERARAGLLHAPTPQGMKGRIAETLGGTLSLRLDRLESRERIMEQTGLHAGIEAAGDLPALLALLRRGLKG; translated from the coding sequence GTGATTGCCATACGCTCACTCCTCCATCTGGAGGGTTATCACGGTGAAAAAAAGAAAGCGCCATTTTTCGAGGGCTGGTATTACAAATGCGTCGACGGGGCTGGGGAGAACCGCTTGGCGCTGATCCCCGGCATTGCGCGTCATCGGGAGCCGGAGCAAGATCACGCCTTCCTTCAGATCCTCGATGGCAGCAGCGGCCGCAGCTTTTATCATCGGGTGCCGGCAGAGCAGTTCCACGCCGATCCCCGAGGCCTCGAGCAGCACGTCGGTGCCTGCTGTTTCAGCCAAAACGGGCTGGCACTCGACATCGAAGCCGAAGGCTGGCAGCTCAAGGGGGAGATTACTTTCGGCCCCCTCAGCCCCTGGCCGGTCACCCTGCGTTCCCCTGGCGCCATGGGCTGGTATGCATGGGTGCCCTTCATGGAATGCTATCACGGGGTGGTCAGCTTTTCCCACGAACTCAAGGGCACCGTGCTCTTTAACGGCCGCGGGATCGACTTTGCCGGTGGCCGCGGCTATATCGAGAAGGATTGGGGCCGCTCCTTTCCGCATGCGTATATCTGGCTGCAGAGCAACCATTTCCCGGCGGCGGAAACGAGCTTCATGGCTTCGGTCGCCATCATCCCCTGGCTGCGCAGCGCGTTCCCCGGTTTTATCATCGGGCTGCACCACCGCCACCACCTCTACCGTTTCGCCACCTACACCGGCGCCCAGGTCGAAGCCCTCGAGATCGGCGACGCGGAGATCCTTCTACAGGTGCGCGACCGCCACCACCGCCTCCATATCCGCGCCGAGCGCGCTAGAGCCGGTCTGCTGCATGCCCCCACACCGCAGGGCATGAAGGGCCGCATTGCCGAAACCCTGGGCGGCACCCTCTCGCTGCGGCTCGACCGGCTGGAATCGCGGGAGAGGATCATGGAGCAGACCGGCCTCCACGCCGGTATCGAAGCTGCCGGCGATCTGCCCGCCCTGCTCGCGCTCCTCCGGCGCGGACTCAAGGGGTGA
- a CDS encoding glycoside hydrolase family 5 protein, whose translation MPHCHPRTIVFLPLLFTALLAGNGCEKQSTAPKKITPKYPPITAPLDPFAVNQRLAKSVNFGNALEAPKEGEWGITLETRYFQLLDEAGFTGIRLPIRWSTHAQSANPYTISSDFFDRIDWAVAQALDRGMAIVINMHHYEEIFADPPSHKERFLAMWRQIAEHYKAYPADLLFEPLNEPNTNLTSPLWNQYLAEVIAVIRESNPYRTLVIGPVDWNSYASLNKLVLPPGENNLIITFHYYNPFHFTHQGAGWVAGSDAWLGTTWGSAADLAALQNELEVARNWARTNNRPLFMGEFGAFNKADMNSRKLWTEAVARQAENRAMSWGYWEFGSGFAVYNLNKNEWYLPLLRALIP comes from the coding sequence ATGCCACATTGCCACCCCCGGACCATCGTCTTTCTGCCCCTTCTCTTCACGGCCCTACTGGCCGGTAACGGCTGCGAAAAGCAGAGCACCGCGCCTAAAAAGATCACGCCCAAATACCCGCCGATCACCGCGCCGCTGGATCCTTTCGCTGTCAACCAGCGCCTCGCCAAATCGGTCAATTTCGGCAATGCGCTCGAGGCCCCCAAAGAGGGCGAATGGGGCATCACCCTGGAAACGCGCTATTTCCAGCTCCTCGATGAGGCCGGTTTCACCGGCATTCGTCTCCCCATCCGCTGGTCAACCCATGCCCAGAGCGCCAACCCCTACACCATCTCCTCCGACTTTTTCGACCGCATCGACTGGGCAGTCGCGCAAGCCCTCGACCGCGGCATGGCCATCGTCATCAACATGCACCATTATGAGGAAATTTTTGCCGATCCCCCCAGCCACAAGGAGCGCTTTCTGGCGATGTGGCGGCAGATCGCCGAGCATTACAAGGCGTATCCAGCCGACCTGCTCTTTGAGCCCCTCAACGAGCCCAACACCAATCTGACCTCTCCCCTCTGGAATCAGTATCTGGCCGAAGTGATCGCCGTCATTCGCGAGTCCAATCCCTACCGCACCCTGGTGATTGGGCCGGTGGACTGGAACAGTTACGCCTCGCTCAATAAACTGGTGCTGCCGCCGGGCGAAAACAATCTCATCATCACCTTTCATTACTACAATCCCTTTCACTTCACCCACCAGGGGGCGGGCTGGGTTGCTGGCTCCGACGCCTGGCTCGGCACGACTTGGGGGTCCGCCGCCGATCTGGCGGCCCTGCAAAACGAACTGGAGGTGGCGCGCAATTGGGCGCGGACCAACAACCGGCCGCTCTTCATGGGTGAGTTCGGCGCCTTCAACAAAGCGGATATGAACAGCCGCAAGTTATGGACCGAAGCGGTGGCGCGGCAGGCGGAGAACCGCGCCATGAGCTGGGGCTACTGGGAGTTCGGTTCGGGTTTCGCCGTCTATAATCTCAATAAAAACGAATGGTATCTGCCTCTGCTCAGGGCCCTCATTCCGTGA
- a CDS encoding cytochrome ubiquinol oxidase subunit I, with amino-acid sequence MDVFLLSRLQFAFTIAFHYIFPPLSIGLGVLLVIMEACYLKTRDPLYLEMTKFWSRLFGLIFALGVASGIVMEFQFGTNWSVYSRYVGDVFGSALAAEGIFAFFLESGFLAILLFGWNRVKPVTHFIATCMVALGAHFSAVWIIVANSWQQTPAGHHIVGFGDSVRAEIVDFWQVVFNPSSLHRLSHTVAGAWQAGAFLVLSVAAFYLLRKKHLEFSKASFRIALPVAVIASLLQLLTGHASASGVAQNQPAKLAAFEGHYPASAPADMFLFGWVNEKQERVQLGFRIPGMLSWMVHGDRKAPVTGLQAFPPDARPPVNLVFQTYHLMVLLGMGLIGLALLALLLQLRNRLFVQRWLLWIFVFAVLGPQAANQLGWASAEVGRQPWIVQNLLRTRDAFSPNVSGGELLFSLVMFFIIYALLLALFIYLLNDKIQHGPDDSTSLEGHRA; translated from the coding sequence ATGGATGTCTTCCTGCTTTCGCGACTGCAATTCGCCTTCACGATCGCCTTTCACTACATCTTTCCGCCGCTGAGCATCGGCCTTGGCGTGCTCCTGGTCATCATGGAAGCATGCTATCTCAAAACGCGGGATCCGCTCTATCTGGAGATGACCAAATTCTGGTCGCGCCTCTTCGGGCTCATCTTCGCCCTGGGGGTCGCCTCCGGCATCGTCATGGAGTTCCAGTTCGGCACCAACTGGTCGGTCTACTCCCGCTACGTCGGCGACGTTTTCGGCAGCGCCCTGGCCGCGGAGGGGATCTTCGCCTTCTTCCTCGAATCGGGCTTTCTGGCCATCCTTCTCTTCGGCTGGAACCGGGTCAAACCCGTGACTCATTTTATCGCCACCTGCATGGTGGCACTCGGGGCCCACTTCAGCGCGGTCTGGATCATCGTCGCCAACTCCTGGCAGCAGACACCCGCAGGGCACCACATTGTGGGCTTTGGCGATAGCGTGCGCGCCGAGATCGTCGATTTCTGGCAGGTGGTCTTCAACCCCTCCTCCCTGCACCGCCTCAGCCATACAGTGGCCGGCGCATGGCAGGCCGGAGCCTTTCTCGTCCTCAGCGTTGCCGCCTTTTACCTGCTGCGCAAGAAGCACCTCGAATTCAGCAAGGCCTCCTTCCGGATCGCATTGCCCGTGGCGGTGATCGCCTCTCTGCTGCAGCTGCTGACCGGCCACGCCAGCGCCAGCGGCGTTGCCCAAAACCAGCCGGCCAAACTGGCCGCCTTCGAGGGGCATTACCCCGCCAGCGCCCCGGCCGACATGTTTTTATTCGGCTGGGTCAACGAGAAACAGGAGCGGGTGCAGCTCGGATTCAGGATCCCCGGAATGCTGAGCTGGATGGTCCACGGCGACCGCAAGGCCCCGGTAACCGGACTGCAGGCCTTTCCGCCGGATGCGCGGCCGCCTGTCAATCTGGTCTTCCAGACCTACCATCTCATGGTCCTCCTCGGCATGGGATTGATCGGCCTGGCTCTGCTCGCGCTGCTGCTGCAACTACGCAACCGGCTCTTTGTGCAGCGCTGGCTGCTCTGGATCTTCGTCTTTGCCGTGCTCGGGCCGCAGGCCGCCAACCAGCTCGGCTGGGCTTCCGCCGAGGTCGGCCGTCAGCCCTGGATCGTGCAGAATCTGCTCCGAACTCGCGACGCCTTCTCGCCCAATGTCTCGGGAGGCGAACTCCTCTTTTCTCTGGTGATGTTTTTCATCATTTACGCGCTGCTTCTGGCCCTTTTTATCTATCTGCTCAACGACAAGATCCAGCATGGCCCGGACGACAGCACCAGCCTGGAGGGACACCGCGCATGA
- a CDS encoding c-type cytochrome: MNYPIWELTWFGGSSLIALIAVLHAYISHLAVGGGLFIWLMDWKGFRENNPEIHVFVRKYTWFFLLLTMVFGGITGVGIWFIIALVHPAATSSLIHTFVFGWAIEWVFFVGEITALLVYHYQFSKLEKKPRLVVAFLYALFAWLSLVVINGILTFMLTPGEWLQTGRFLNGFLNPTFLPATLFRTGIAVMIAGLFGIFGAVRIPGGYSRNEILRTCSRWILTALPFMAVTGWWYYHRLPAAVRLTAFSLNPQSTPFITIGLAAAAAILLLAFFFLFRAPRGLQRIFSVLLVLLGLGVYGGFEYLREIARKPYIIYDYMYSTSILGADLNRLNDEGVLAHAKWSTVHEVTADNQLEAGKTLFEIQCLPCHTVGGVRNDILTRTATFPLDGIRASLHGQGKVKSYMPPVAGTPAEREALALYIIQGLQKKPAEAAESHPPTVKAQETIPPFDSRKAEYVLLAWNDLGMHCMTDCDAWFVVLPPANTLHAQLIRRGDPPILVREGVTLHYQVEKGHEDPAAQIPFWDYARFTFTTELEHNIGLGGKGLIGTMDWKPDFSSFVAEMLPVAPYDVKGNFAPFPTFTVEAQEAGSGKLIASTRVVAPVSSEMGCRSCHGGGWKRGVAGVSDETAINILTAHDRDSGTTLLAEARAGRPALCQSCHADPAVGAKGDGRSLNFSAAMHGWHANYVHLEGAAACASCHPAKPDGATRCARDFHKELGVTCAECHGTLEEHAMGLLRGEEAKAPAAQLIRNLKSDRVAGPAEVHPRTPWLQEPDCLNCHSGFQPPQDLASFNQWTPGFSALYRVRTDNAGLRCEACHSATHALYPADNPFTLYRDNIQPRQYMGLSYAIGANKNCAVCHKKAMTDPIHHENMLGMARNPFDF, encoded by the coding sequence CAAGTATACCTGGTTTTTCCTGCTGCTGACGATGGTCTTCGGCGGCATCACCGGCGTGGGCATCTGGTTTATCATCGCCCTGGTCCATCCCGCAGCCACCTCCAGCCTGATCCATACCTTCGTCTTTGGTTGGGCGATCGAGTGGGTCTTTTTCGTCGGCGAGATCACGGCGCTGCTGGTCTACCACTACCAATTCAGCAAGCTCGAGAAAAAGCCCCGCCTGGTCGTCGCCTTTCTCTATGCCCTCTTCGCCTGGCTGAGTCTGGTGGTCATCAACGGTATCCTGACGTTCATGCTCACCCCGGGCGAATGGTTGCAGACCGGACGGTTTTTGAATGGATTTCTCAATCCCACATTTTTACCTGCAACCTTGTTCCGCACCGGGATTGCGGTGATGATCGCCGGGCTCTTCGGGATTTTCGGCGCCGTGCGCATTCCCGGCGGCTACTCGCGAAATGAGATCCTGCGCACGTGCAGCCGCTGGATTCTCACGGCCCTGCCCTTCATGGCCGTGACCGGATGGTGGTACTATCACCGCCTGCCCGCCGCGGTCCGTCTGACCGCCTTCAGCCTCAATCCTCAAAGCACGCCGTTCATCACCATCGGCTTGGCGGCGGCTGCGGCGATTCTCCTTCTGGCCTTCTTTTTCCTGTTCAGAGCGCCGCGTGGCCTGCAGCGGATCTTCTCGGTCCTGCTTGTCCTCCTCGGCCTCGGGGTCTACGGCGGCTTTGAGTATCTCCGCGAGATCGCCCGCAAACCCTATATTATCTATGATTATATGTACAGCACCTCGATCCTTGGGGCGGATCTCAACCGCCTGAATGACGAGGGCGTGCTGGCGCACGCCAAATGGAGCACGGTTCACGAAGTGACCGCCGACAACCAACTCGAGGCAGGCAAGACCCTTTTCGAGATTCAGTGCCTGCCCTGCCACACGGTAGGCGGCGTGCGTAATGATATCCTCACGCGTACGGCAACCTTCCCGCTGGATGGGATACGCGCCTCCCTGCACGGCCAGGGTAAAGTGAAATCCTACATGCCGCCGGTGGCAGGAACCCCGGCCGAGCGGGAGGCGCTGGCGCTCTATATCATCCAGGGCTTGCAGAAAAAGCCCGCTGAGGCGGCGGAATCGCACCCGCCGACAGTGAAGGCCCAAGAGACAATTCCCCCCTTCGACAGCCGTAAGGCCGAGTATGTGCTGCTGGCCTGGAATGACCTCGGCATGCACTGCATGACCGACTGCGATGCCTGGTTTGTGGTGCTGCCGCCGGCCAACACCCTGCATGCCCAGCTCATCCGCCGCGGCGATCCCCCGATTCTGGTCCGCGAAGGCGTGACCCTGCACTATCAGGTGGAGAAGGGTCATGAGGATCCGGCGGCGCAGATTCCCTTCTGGGACTATGCCCGCTTCACTTTCACGACCGAGCTCGAGCATAACATCGGCCTCGGCGGAAAGGGGCTCATTGGCACCATGGATTGGAAGCCCGATTTCTCCAGCTTTGTCGCCGAGATGCTTCCGGTTGCACCCTATGATGTAAAGGGAAACTTTGCGCCTTTTCCGACTTTTACAGTGGAGGCTCAGGAGGCCGGCAGCGGCAAGCTGATCGCCAGCACCCGGGTGGTGGCGCCGGTCTCCTCGGAAATGGGCTGCCGCTCCTGCCACGGCGGCGGCTGGAAGAGAGGCGTCGCAGGGGTCAGCGATGAAACCGCCATCAACATCCTTACCGCGCACGATCGCGACAGCGGTACGACCCTGCTGGCGGAAGCCCGGGCGGGGCGTCCGGCGCTGTGCCAGAGCTGCCACGCCGATCCGGCCGTGGGCGCCAAGGGCGACGGCCGCAGCCTCAATTTTTCAGCCGCCATGCATGGCTGGCACGCCAACTATGTCCATCTCGAGGGAGCCGCCGCCTGTGCTTCCTGTCATCCGGCCAAACCCGACGGCGCCACCCGCTGCGCCCGCGACTTCCACAAGGAACTGGGCGTCACCTGCGCCGAGTGTCATGGCACCCTCGAGGAGCACGCCATGGGCCTGCTGCGCGGTGAAGAGGCCAAGGCTCCGGCCGCACAGCTCATCCGGAACCTCAAATCAGACCGGGTAGCGGGTCCAGCCGAAGTCCATCCCAGAACCCCTTGGCTGCAGGAACCCGACTGCCTAAACTGCCACAGCGGCTTTCAGCCGCCGCAAGATCTCGCCAGCTTCAACCAGTGGACACCAGGTTTCAGTGCGCTCTACCGCGTCCGCACCGACAACGCCGGCCTCCGCTGCGAAGCTTGCCACAGCGCCACCCATGCCCTCTACCCGGCGGATAATCCCTTCACGCTCTATCGGGACAACATCCAACCGCGGCAATATATGGGCCTCTCGTATGCCATCGGCGCGAACAAGAATTGCGCGGTTTGCCATAAAAAGGCCATGACCGATCCGATCCATCATGAAAACATGCTCGGTATGGCGCGTAATCCCTTCGATTTTTAA